DNA sequence from the Verrucomicrobiia bacterium genome:
ATCCAGCCGAAATGCAGGAACTCGAATCGATCAATGCGTCAAAATCCAGCTGACTGCATTCATGCGCCAATTCTTCGATCACATCGACATCCGTGTTCCAAATCTGGCGGCTGCGACCCCGTATTACGAGTCGCTTCTTCCTGCCCTTGGGTTCACACAACCAGTGCAGATCGAGGGCTGGCTTCAGTTCGAGGCGGGAGAGTTCGAGCCGTTCGTCGGAGTCACGGAGTCAAGAACACATGTAGCAAATGAGAACAGGGTGGCATTTCGAGCGAACAGCTGCGATGAGGTCGATCAACTCAGCGAAGTTGTTCGTCGAGCCGGTTCCCGAAATATCGAAGGGCCGATGGATTACGAAACAAACTATTATGCTCTGTTCTTTGAGGATCCATGGGGTAATCGCTTCGAGATCTGCCACCGGGCGCGGCCCTAGGGAGGTTCCCAGTTGCCGCGCGAAATCGCGTGCGTAAATTGTTCCATGAAGAAGCGTCATCATTCATCTGAGATCACGTGGAATCGGAATAATCCGACGAAGCCAAGCCGCGAACAGTTGCGAACGAAGACGCCGCGGTTTAACTCGCCGCGCCAGTCGGCCCGTCCGATGGAACGCAGCGGGCAGCGTCGCAGTCATTGATGTATTTCCTCACCGCTGCTCCAGCGCGGCACACTGGTTGCGCCGAAGCCATGGTCCATGAATGCCGCGGGACTGTAGAACACCGATCGCTTTCGAAACCCAGCCCAATGCGGCAGTTGCTGCCAGTTGGCCAAAACAACGCCCGCCTTCTCGGGCTGCGGGCGAATTCTTGAGGATCGCGGCGACTTTCAACAAATCGCGCAAACGCCACAAGACCCGGTGAACGTTTGCGGATTCCTGCCAGCCAATGTAGCCGTTGGCAGCGTGTACATTTCCGATTACATTTCGCGGCTCAATGCCAACGTTTCTTAACATTGCCGCATACAGGTTTGCGCCTTTGAGTGATCTCGGACCGCTCCGGGGCCGCCTGCTTGACCTCTGCAAAGGCTGGTCTTTGCGCGGCACGATTTTGCTGAGCCCTGAGGGAATCAACCTCTTCGTCGCAGGATCGCCTCCCCATGTGGAACTGTTGCTGGCCGAATTGCGTTCGATTCCCGGTCTGGGCGACCTCGATGTCAAAACAAGCGAAAGTGATCATCAGCCGTTCAACCGAATGCTTGTTCGTTTGAAGAAAGAGATCATCGCGTTCGGCATCGAGGGCATTGCTCCGGGCTCACGGACTTCTCCGAAGGTGCCGCCGAAGAAGCTCAAAGAGTGGCTGGATGAGGGCAGGCCTATCACGCTCCTGGATACGCGAAACAATTACGAGGTGAAGCTGGGAACGTTTCAAAACGCGCTGCCGATCGGCATCGATCACTTTCGCAATTTCCCCGAAGCCGTCCGCCAATTGCCGTCCGAACTGAAGGAAAAGCCCGTTGTCATGTTTTGCACCGGGGGTATCCGCTGCGAGAAAGCCGGGCCGTTCATGGAAATGCAGGGATTCAAACATATCTTTCAGCTCGAGGGAGGAATTCTAAAATACTTTGAGCAATGCGGTGGCGCACATTTCGAAGGCGAGTGCTTCGTGTTCGACCAGCGTGTCGGAGTCGATCCCTCATTGCACGAAACCGATTCGACTCAATGTTTCGTTTGCCTGGTCCCGCTGAGTCGCGCCGAGCAGGAGGACGCCCGCTATGTGGCGGGCAAGTCATGTCCGCATTGCTTCAAAACGCCCGACCAACGAAGGGCGGCTTTGATCGAGGAACGTCACAAGGCAATCCAGCGCTGCACCGACCCTCTTCCCGGCGGGCTGCCTTACGACAACTACCGCCCGTTGAATATTCCGTCCAACTGCGATGGTCACGCCCTTTGTGACGCACTGAGTCAAATCGTCCGACACATACCGGCTGCGCACTGGCGGGTCCAATGCGATCGCGGATTGATACTCGACAGCGAAAAGCGGCGTGCCGCTGCAGAACAGATTGTCCATGCCGGGGAACGTTATTTACACAGGTTCCCCGGCATTGTGGAACCGAATGTAAACGGGAACATTCAGATAATTCACGAGGACGAAGCTCTGATCGTTGTCAACAAACCGGCCCCGCTGCCGATGCACGCTGGCGGACGATTCAATCGCAACACGCTGCAATACATTCTGAATCAGGTTTATTTCCCGGAAAAGCCAAAGCAGGCGCATCGTCTCGACGCAAATACGACGGGCGTCGTGCTTCTTACCCGCATGCGCCGTTTTGCTGCTCTATTGCAGCCACAGTTCGTTCGCGGCGATGTTAGGAAATTTTATCTGGCCGGCGTTTGGGGTCATCCGCAGGCAGATGAATTCGTTTGTGATGCGCCGATCAGTGCCGAAGCTGTTGAAGTCGGCACGCGGGAAATCGATTTTGAAAGCGGGTTACCATCTCGCACCGAGTTCACAGTCCTTCGCCGGAATAGCAATGGAACAGCTTTGCTACAAGCGCGGCCGGTAACGGGGCGCACAAACCAGATCCGCGTTCATCTGTGGCACCTGGGGTTCCCGGTTGTTGGCGATCCCGTGTATTTGCAAGATAAGAAGCTGGGGCACGTTCAGACCCTTTCAACTCTGGATGAACCGCTGCAATTGCATTCGGAACGCATTCACTTTTTTCATCCGCTGACAAAAAAGGCCGTGGAGTTTGCTGCGCCAGCGCCGGTTTGGGTTGCCTCTTGAAACGTAGCCTTCTGCAATCCCGACCATTGGCTGATCAGTCGGATATCGCAGCGGCGGAACGCCGGGCCCAACGCAGTTTGGCTGGGGTTGATCGCGGATTCGATCTGCGTTCGTCGAAGTCGGGACGGATCACATCCGGCGCGATTTCCTGATAAAACCCATTTTCGAATCCTGCTCGAAACGCTTTTTTGACGCGACGATCCTCACCCGAATGAAAGCTAATCACAGCGGCGCGTCCGCCTGGTTTCAAACAGGCTGGAAGGTTTCTGAGAAAACTCTCCAACGCTGAGAACTCATCGTTAATCTCGATCCGAATCGCCTGGAAGACACGGCGAACCGTAAGATCCACATCGTTTCGATCCCGCAGTGGGATTGCCTCACGAACCCCTGCAACCAGAGCCCTGGTGGTCGGAAACGACTTCCCCGCCAGGGCAATCGCAAGCGCGTGAGCCTGGGCTTCGTCCGCATTTTCCAGAAGTATCGCGGCAAGGCGCTGCGGCGACACAGATTTCAGAAACACAGAAGCCGGCTGGCCACGTTCAGGATTCATACGCATGTCCAACGGGCCATCGAATTTGACGGAGAAACCGCGTGACGGATCATCCAACTGCATCGAAGAAACTCCGAGATCGGCCAGAATCACGTCTGCACCCTCCGTCA
Encoded proteins:
- a CDS encoding VOC family protein → MRQFFDHIDIRVPNLAAATPYYESLLPALGFTQPVQIEGWLQFEAGEFEPFVGVTESRTHVANENRVAFRANSCDEVDQLSEVVRRAGSRNIEGPMDYETNYYALFFEDPWGNRFEICHRARP
- a CDS encoding pseudouridine synthase encodes the protein MPTFLNIAAYRFAPLSDLGPLRGRLLDLCKGWSLRGTILLSPEGINLFVAGSPPHVELLLAELRSIPGLGDLDVKTSESDHQPFNRMLVRLKKEIIAFGIEGIAPGSRTSPKVPPKKLKEWLDEGRPITLLDTRNNYEVKLGTFQNALPIGIDHFRNFPEAVRQLPSELKEKPVVMFCTGGIRCEKAGPFMEMQGFKHIFQLEGGILKYFEQCGGAHFEGECFVFDQRVGVDPSLHETDSTQCFVCLVPLSRAEQEDARYVAGKSCPHCFKTPDQRRAALIEERHKAIQRCTDPLPGGLPYDNYRPLNIPSNCDGHALCDALSQIVRHIPAAHWRVQCDRGLILDSEKRRAAAEQIVHAGERYLHRFPGIVEPNVNGNIQIIHEDEALIVVNKPAPLPMHAGGRFNRNTLQYILNQVYFPEKPKQAHRLDANTTGVVLLTRMRRFAALLQPQFVRGDVRKFYLAGVWGHPQADEFVCDAPISAEAVEVGTREIDFESGLPSRTEFTVLRRNSNGTALLQARPVTGRTNQIRVHLWHLGFPVVGDPVYLQDKKLGHVQTLSTLDEPLQLHSERIHFFHPLTKKAVEFAAPAPVWVAS
- the rsmH gene encoding 16S rRNA (cytosine(1402)-N(4))-methyltransferase RsmH, which gives rise to MPDQSPSELNHAAGQVAHKRRKRYAGKYPRHFLEKYKEHSESLDPETISKVIAAGKTPAGTHRPIMVREVLMVLDPKPGEIAIDCTLGYGGHTAEILSRLQPGGRLLGLDADPIELRRAEARLRALGWQDSTFSAHRMNFAGASKALKSENLTEGADVILADLGVSSMQLDDPSRGFSVKFDGPLDMRMNPERGQPASVFLKSVSPQRLAAILLENADEAQAHALAIALAGKSFPTTRALVAGVREAIPLRDRNDVDLTVRRVFQAIRIEINDEFSALESFLRNLPACLKPGGRAAVISFHSGEDRRVKKAFRAGFENGFYQEIAPDVIRPDFDERRSNPRSTPAKLRWARRSAAAISD